The Tenrec ecaudatus isolate mTenEca1 chromosome 6, mTenEca1.hap1, whole genome shotgun sequence genome has a window encoding:
- the BMI1 gene encoding polycomb complex protein BMI-1, with protein MHRTTRIKITELNPHLMCVLCGGYFIDATTIIECLHSFCKTCIVRYLETSKYCPICDVQVHKTRPLLNIRSDKTLQDIVYKLVPGLFKNEMKRRRDFYAAHPSADAANGSNEDRGEVADEDKRIITDDEIISLSIEFFDQNRLDRKVNKDKEKSKEEVNDKRYLRCPAAMTVMHLRKFLRSKMDIPNTFQIDVMYEEEPLKDYYTLMDIAYIYTWRRNGPLPLKYRVRPTCKRMKISHQRDGLTNPGELESDSGSDKANSPAGGAPSTSSCLPSPSTPVQSPHPQFPHISSTMNGTSSSPSGNHQSSFANRPRKSSVNGSSATSSG; from the exons atgcATCGAACAACAAGAATCAAAATCACGGAGCTAAACCCTCACCTGATGTGTGTGCTTTGTGGAGGATACTTCATTGATGCCACAACCATAATAGAATGTCTACATTCCT TCTGTAAAACATGTATTGTGCGTTATCTGGAGACCAGCAAGTATTGTCCTATCTGTGATGTCCAAGTTCACAAAACCAGGCCACTCTTGAATATAAG GTCAGATAAAACTCTTCAGGATATTGTGTACAAATTAGTTCCAGGGCTTTTCAAAA ATGAAATGAAGAGAAGAAGGGATTTTTATGCAGCTCATCCTTCAGCTGATG CTGCCAATGGCTCTAATGAAGATAGAGGAGAAGTTGCAGATGAAGATAAGAGAATTATAACTGATGATGAGATAATAAGCCTATCCATTGAATTCTTTGACCAGAACAG ATTGGATCGTAAAGTAAACAAAGACAAAGAGAAATCGAAAGAAGAG GTGAATGATAAAAGATATTTACGATGCCCAGCAGCAATGACCGTGATGCACTTAAGAAAATTTCTCAGAAGTAAGATGGATATACCTAATACCTTCCAG atTGATGTTATGTATGAAGAGGAGCCCTTGAAGGATTACTATACACTGATGGATATTGCCTACATTTATACCTGGAGAAGG AACGGACCACTTCCTTTGAAATACAGAGTTCGACCGACTTGTAAAAGAATGAAGATCAGTCACcagagagatggactgacaaatcCTGGAGAACTGGAGAGTGATTCTGGGAGCGATAAGGCCAACAGCCCAGCAGGAGGGGCTCCCTCCACCTCATCTTGTTTGCCTAGCCCCAGCACTCCAGTCCAGTCTCCTCATCCGCAGTTTCCTCACATTTCCAGTACTATGAATGGAACCAGCAGCAGCCCCAGTGGTAACCACCAATCTTCCTTTGCCAATAGACCTCGAAAATCATCCGTGAATGGGTCGTCCGCAACTTCATCTGGTTGA
- the COMMD3 gene encoding COMM domain-containing protein 3: MELSEYVQQGLQMLADPGCFGPGAFALLLRAAFQSLLDAQADAAVLDHPDLKHIDPVVLKHCQAAAATWILEAGKQRADKSALSTYLEECKFDRERIELFCTEYQNNKNSLETLLGSLGRSLPHITDVSWRLEYQIKTNQLHKLYRPAYLVTLNVENTDSGSPPEINFSCNMEQLQDLVGKLKDASKSLERATQL; this comes from the exons ATGGAGCTCTCGGAGTATGTGCAGCAGGGTTTGCAGATGCTGGCCGATCCCGGCTGCTTCGGCCCCGGCGCCTTCGCGCTTCTGCTCCGGGCGGCTTTCCAGAGCCTGCTGGACGCCCAGGCGGACGCGGCCGTGCTAG aTCACCCAGACTTGAAACATATCGACCCAGTAGTATTAAAACATTGTCAGGCAGCAGCTGCCACTTGGATACTTGAAGCTGGAAAGCAAAGAGCTGACAAATCAGCCCTAAG tacTTACCTAGAAGAGTGTAAATTTGACAGAGAGCGAATAGAACTGTTTTGTACGGAATACCAG AATAACAAGAATTCCCTAGAAACCCTACTGGGAAG TCTCGGCAGATCACTTCCTCATATAACTGATGTTTCTTGGCGATTGGAATACCAGATAAAG ACCAATCAACTTCATAAGCTGTACAGACCTGCATATTTGGTGACCTTAAATGTAGAG AACACTGATTCAGGATCCCCCCCTGAGATTAATTTCAGCTGCAACATGGAACAATTACAG GACTTGGTGGGGAAACTTAAAGATGCTTCCAAAAGTCTGGAAAGAGCAACTCAATTGTGA